The Kosmotoga olearia TBF 19.5.1 sequence CTTCTTATTCCTTTTAATGCCGGAGAAGCGTTGTCTTTTACATTTCCATTTTCATCTATGGCTTTTTCTATTTCATTAACCAATCCGCGCTCACAATAAAGATTTTCAGCTATTTTCCAGACTTCCGGGTATTTTTCTTTAACAGCTTCGATGAATTCCTTAATTCTACAAAGAGATTTAAGAGTGGAGGAGATTTTTCTCAGATCCTGTCCGCTTAAGATGCTCCCTGATGATGCTCTTTCTATCTCTATGCTCAAATCATGGATACCAGACGTTGGTGGTTCACCTTCGTAGAGCAGAAGTTCAAAGAATTCTTTTCCCCTTTCCAGCCTTTCGTAAGGTTTTTCAGCGGGGGAAAGAATTTTGAAAGCGTTTTTGCCGTAAGTGGAGAAACAATGAAGGGAAATCTTCTCCAGGACATGATCAAATTCGATAAGCCGGAGGGTTTCATCTAGCAGTGAAAAAACCATTGCTTTTACCCACCTTCCTGAGTATACGTGGCATGAGTTTTTCTCTGTTTTTTTTGTCATAGATCGATAATAACAGATAAACTCCAGCAACAGCCAGCAGACCAACGATAACAGCGAATCCCTCCGAGATTCCCAGAGAAACCAATCCCATCATAGTAATGATAAATGCTATTAGGGGGAGTCCATAAAGAAGAAAGGCGAGTTTGGTTGCGGAAAAATTAGGAACCTCTATTTCTACAATATCACCGGGTTTAACATCGATACCGTTTTTCATAGCTCTAATGGTCATTGTTTTTCCTGTGGTGCTATTGGATACGCTACACATATTCTTAGCTGCGCACATCGCACAGGCTTCTTCTCGTGATTTCGTTAATATCGCATATTCTTGCTCTACCTTTTTTACAATCGCTTGTTCGGTCATTTTAATCACCTCAGAAACTGTACATCGTTTCCATCGATACAGACCATAAACTAAGAGTGTTTCCGTCGAGAATCTGTGTTTCTATCCCAAAATTAAATGCGAAAGATAGATTGTTCAAATTAAAAGCAAGTCCCGGGGTTAGGCTTAAGAATGTCCCCATTTGTTTGAATCCTATAACTGAAAAGCCAGTTGCGAAGCAGAACCTTATGCTGAATATCTTTTCGGGAGATGATTCGTAAGCGGTGATATATAAAAATTTCAGAAACAAATTGATGGGATTCTCAAGAAATTCTTGAGAAGAACGAGATTCAATGAGTGCAAAGGTAAGACCGGCTCCGCTTGATAATTTTAGTGATGTTGGACTGAAGTATTTTATTGTTATTCCATCATAATAAAGATTGAGATCGAGAGTATTTGGTATAGAATTAAAATGTCCGGCTTCGAATCCAAGTACAGGAGAAGCTGTTAAAAGGGTGGAGAAACTTAAAATCAGTATAATAACCAGGTATCTCACCTGATCACCTCCCATTAAATTATATCATGTTAATTCTGCCGAAATCTGAAGAGATGCGGAAAGGAGGCAATATTTGAAAGTACTGGTAGTTGAGGACGATGAAGGTTTGAGAAGGCTGCTAAATCTAGAATTAACTCACTATGGTTATGAAGTGAAAACATCTGGAAAAGGAATAGATGCATTAAGGATGTACAGGGATTTCTGCCCGGATATAGTGTTGCTCGACATTTTATTGCCTCAACTTGATGGCTTTGAATTGCTGGTGGCTTTTCGGGAGATCTTTCCGGGTGCCGGAATAATTATATTAAGTGTGATAAATGACAAAGAGAGCAAGCTTAAAGCCTTCAGGCTTGGTGTTGATGATTATGTGACTAAGCCTTTTGACATGGAGGAATTACTGGCGAGAATAGAAGCTCTTGCACGCAGGGCTTTTTTACATGAAAGGGTCAAGAATAATGAAAGGCTATCCGATATATCTTCCCGCATTGAGATAGATGATAAAAGCAGAACCCTGCGGAGTGGTGAAATCGAAGTCAGGTTGTCTTCCCTTGAATTCAGAATATTTAAAATACTTTATTCGAACACGGGAACCGTTGTCGAAAAAGATCAGATTATAGCAGTTCTTTGGGGACAGGAAAGAGCTCCAAGCGAGAGTACAATACCTGTTTATATAAAGTATCTCAGGGAAAAATTAGAACCTTTGAAGATAAAGATTGAGACTGTGAGAGGAGTTGGCTATGTACTCAAAGTTGAGGGCTAATTTCTG is a genomic window containing:
- a CDS encoding SoxR reducing system RseC family protein, translated to MTEQAIVKKVEQEYAILTKSREEACAMCAAKNMCSVSNSTTGKTMTIRAMKNGIDVKPGDIVEIEVPNFSATKLAFLLYGLPLIAFIITMMGLVSLGISEGFAVIVGLLAVAGVYLLLSIYDKKNREKLMPRILRKVGKSNGFFTAR
- a CDS encoding response regulator transcription factor, producing the protein MKVLVVEDDEGLRRLLNLELTHYGYEVKTSGKGIDALRMYRDFCPDIVLLDILLPQLDGFELLVAFREIFPGAGIIILSVINDKESKLKAFRLGVDDYVTKPFDMEELLARIEALARRAFLHERVKNNERLSDISSRIEIDDKSRTLRSGEIEVRLSSLEFRIFKILYSNTGTVVEKDQIIAVLWGQERAPSESTIPVYIKYLREKLEPLKIKIETVRGVGYVLKVEG